A portion of the Rhizophagus irregularis chromosome 17, complete sequence genome contains these proteins:
- a CDS encoding uncharacterized protein (SECRETED:cutsite_AQA-AD; SECRETED:prob_0.9375); SECRETED:SignalP(1-20) encodes MKTSFAAIFFVASLASFAQAADVMVNVGNAKGENVFEPAKVMAMPGDNVVFTWVSGKHSVIETDSLVACAKSAKPNAASSDGAFLAPKTWSWPVPKDATPNTKTWFYCGVPGHCTPGTGGMAGTLLIGGGDAGGAAPAPGGGAAPANGTANMPPTPSDGAAKSSAVRNYQSIAAGVVLSSMCMAAAYVL; translated from the exons ATGAAAACTTCTTTCGCTGCTATCTTTTTCGTCGCTAGTCTTGCTTCTTTCGCTCAAGCAGCTGATGTTATGGTTAACGTTGGTAATGCCAAAGGAGAAAATGTCTTCGAACCAGCAAAGGTTATGGCCATGCCTGGTGACAAT gTCGTCTTTACTTGGGTTAGTGGTAAACACAGTGTTATCGAAACTGATTCATTAGTTGCCTGTGCCAAATCTGCAAAACCCAATGCTGCCAGTTCCGATGGAGCATTCTTAGCACCAAAAACATGGAGCTGGCCCGTTCCAAAAGATGCTACTCCTAATACAAAAACATGGTTCTACTGTGGAGTTCCAGGCCATTGTACTCCCGGAACTGGTGGTATGGCTGGTACTCTTCTCATTGGTGGTGGTGATGCTGGTGGTGCTGCTCCAGCTCCAGGAGGTGGTGCTGCTCCAGCCAACGGAACTGCTAACATGCCACCAACCCCATCTGATGGTGCTGCCAAGAGCTCTGCTGTCCGAAACTATCAATCCATCGCTGCCGGAGTTGTTCTTTCAAGCATGTGCATGGCTGCCGCTTATGTCTTATAA
- a CDS encoding uncharacterized protein (SECRETED:cutsite_AQA-AD; SECRETED:prob_0.9375); SECRETED:SignalP(1-20) encodes MKTSFAAIFFVASLASFAQAADVMVNVGNAKGENVFEPAKVMAMPGDNVVFTWVSGKHSVIETDSLVACAKSAKPNAASSDGAFLAPKTWSWPVPKDATPNTKTWFYCGVPGHCTPGTGGMAGTLLIGGGDAGGAAPANGTANMPPTPSDGAAKSSAVRNYQSIAAGVVLSSMCMAAAYVL; translated from the exons ATGAAAACTTCTTTCGCTGCTATCTTTTTCGTCGCTAGTCTTGCTTCTTTCGCTCAAGCAGCTGATGTTATGGTTAACGTTGGTAATGCCAAAGGAGAAAATGTCTTCGAACCAGCAAAGGTTATGGCCATGCCTGGTGACAAT gTCGTCTTTACTTGGGTTAGTGGTAAACACAGTGTTATCGAAACTGATTCATTAGTTGCCTGTGCCAAATCTGCAAAACCCAATGCTGCCAGTTCCGATGGAGCATTCTTAGCACCAAAAACATGGAGCTGGCCCGTTCCAAAAGATGCTACTCCTAATACAAAAACATGGTTCTACTGTGGAGTTCCAGGCCATTGTACTCCCGGAACTGGTGGTATGGCTGGTACTCTTCTCATTGGTGGTGGTGATGCTG GTGGTGCTGCTCCAGCCAACGGAACTGCTAACATGCCACCAACCCCATCTGATGGTGCTGCCAAGAGCTCTGCTGTCCGAAACTATCAATCCATCGCTGCCGGAGTTGTTCTTTCAAGCATGTGCATGGCTGCCGCTTATGTCTTATAA